In a single window of the Micrococcaceae bacterium Sec5.7 genome:
- a CDS encoding MerR family transcriptional regulator: MDWSIQEIARIAGTTSRTLRHYDDIGLLRPSRTGFNGYRYYDQAALVQLQRILLLRGMGLGLPVIAQVVQNEADAAKALSGHLGWLRQEQNRLARQIASVQQTIKAVKEGGEIMAEDMFDGFDHTQYKDEVEERWGKSSYAKSDAWWRGMGADEKTAWKQHSQQLGNDWIAAAESGAAGDSAEAQELAKRHVEWLTGIPGTPTAAPGGDAKGYVTGLGEMYAADPRFAANYGGEAGAGFVRDALRIYAEKNL, from the coding sequence ATGGACTGGTCCATCCAGGAAATCGCCAGGATCGCCGGCACAACAAGCCGGACCCTGCGCCACTACGATGACATCGGCCTGCTCCGGCCAAGCCGCACCGGCTTCAACGGCTACCGCTACTACGATCAGGCCGCGCTGGTGCAATTGCAGCGCATCCTGCTCCTCCGTGGCATGGGGCTCGGCTTGCCGGTGATCGCCCAGGTGGTGCAGAACGAGGCTGATGCCGCGAAGGCCCTGAGCGGTCACCTCGGGTGGCTCCGGCAGGAACAAAACCGGCTGGCGCGGCAGATCGCGTCGGTCCAGCAAACCATCAAAGCAGTGAAAGAAGGAGGGGAAATCATGGCAGAGGACATGTTCGACGGCTTTGACCACACCCAATACAAGGATGAGGTTGAGGAGCGTTGGGGCAAGAGCTCCTACGCAAAGAGCGACGCATGGTGGCGCGGCATGGGCGCGGACGAAAAGACCGCGTGGAAGCAGCACTCCCAGCAACTCGGAAACGACTGGATCGCCGCTGCGGAATCAGGCGCCGCGGGGGACAGCGCAGAGGCGCAGGAGCTCGCGAAGCGTCACGTCGAGTGGCTCACCGGCATTCCGGGAACTCCGACGGCGGCGCCAGGCGGCGACGCCAAGGGGTACGTCACCGGTCTCGGCGAGATGTACGCTGCGGACCCGCGCTTCGCCGCGAACTACGGCGGCGAGGCAGGTGCCGGTTTCGTCCGCGACGCACTGCGCATCTACGCGGAGAAGAATCTGTAA
- a CDS encoding NYN domain-containing protein yields MSRKSVIFVDAGFLLATGGLRVTGNSLRSAFTVQYKSLADGIQSFVRKRDDRDLLRTYWYDAAKDGLFSDEHKRIGLLPGVKVRLGRMSYNGEQKGVDLKLGLDLVGVARNRSADVAYLLSGDDDLAEAVEAAQDLGMKVVLLGIENQGHRLGVTAVAEHLALQVDDIATLPQSLLDGCFAKSGQLSDPAPATTAPNVLLPVSSADGHTRPVPSPGPRRAIQVARPHPAVRREPVYSTESGAAPTPSPWFDLVESAEQVAVSLANNWHGSVTQLEINELLAERPLLPPDIDRVLIKDCAAKIGETKTDIQDIRKALRATFWRRLDELV; encoded by the coding sequence ATGAGCCGCAAAAGTGTGATCTTCGTTGATGCAGGGTTTCTCCTCGCTACGGGCGGCCTTCGGGTCACCGGGAATTCACTCAGGTCGGCGTTCACGGTCCAGTACAAGAGTCTGGCGGACGGCATCCAGAGTTTCGTGAGGAAGAGGGATGATCGTGACCTGCTCAGAACGTACTGGTACGACGCCGCGAAGGACGGCCTGTTCAGCGATGAGCACAAACGGATTGGGCTTCTTCCCGGGGTGAAGGTCCGGTTGGGACGGATGTCGTACAACGGCGAACAGAAGGGGGTTGACCTGAAGCTCGGCCTCGACCTCGTGGGGGTGGCGCGTAACCGGTCGGCCGACGTCGCATACCTGCTGTCCGGCGACGACGATCTCGCCGAAGCTGTCGAAGCCGCCCAGGACCTCGGCATGAAAGTGGTCCTGCTTGGCATCGAGAATCAAGGACACAGACTGGGCGTCACGGCCGTGGCGGAACACCTGGCCCTGCAGGTTGACGACATTGCAACCCTTCCGCAGTCACTGCTGGACGGGTGCTTCGCGAAATCCGGCCAGCTCAGCGACCCCGCCCCTGCCACAACTGCGCCGAACGTCCTCCTCCCGGTCAGCTCAGCCGACGGGCACACCCGGCCGGTTCCTTCGCCCGGGCCGCGGCGTGCCATACAAGTGGCCAGGCCGCATCCTGCCGTTCGCAGGGAACCCGTGTACTCAACGGAATCGGGTGCTGCTCCTACTCCCAGCCCATGGTTTGATCTGGTTGAATCTGCGGAGCAGGTGGCCGTCAGCCTCGCGAACAACTGGCATGGGAGCGTCACCCAGCTTGAAATCAATGAACTATTGGCCGAGCGTCCTTTGCTGCCGCCGGATATTGACCGCGTCCTCATCAAGGACTGTGCCGCGAAGATCGGCGAAACGAAGACCGACATCCAAGACATCCGCAAAGCCCTCCGCGCGACGTTCTGGCGGCGCCTCGACGAACTGGTCTAA